A window from Oreochromis aureus strain Israel breed Guangdong linkage group 16, ZZ_aureus, whole genome shotgun sequence encodes these proteins:
- the caska gene encoding peripheral plasma membrane protein CASK, producing the protein MALLQAHDVVAHEVYSDEALRVTPPPTSPFLNGDSPESANGDMDLENVTRVRLVQFQKNTDEPMGITLKMNESNHCIVARIMHGGMIHRQGTLHVGDEIREINSISVANQTVEQLQKMLREMRGSITFKIVPSYRTQGSSCEDLPSTIQPKGRQIVSRPPIKDKMSVKIYVRAQFEYDPSKDELIPCKEAGIRFRVGDIIQIISKDDHNWWQGKLENTKNGTAGLIPSPELQEWRVACIAMEKTKQEQQASCTWFGKKKKQYKDKYLAKHNAVFDQLDLVTYEEVVKLPAFKRKTLVLLGAHGVGRRHIKNTLITKHPDRFAYPIPHTTRPPKKDEENGKNYYFVSHDQMMQDISNNEYLEYGSHEDAMYGTRLETIRKIHQQGLIAILDVEPQALKVLRTAEFAPYVVFIAAPTITPGINEDESLQRLQKESEILQKTYAHYFDQTIINNEIDETIRHLEEAIDLVCTTSQWVPVSWVY; encoded by the exons ATG GCATTGCTGCAGGCCCATGACGTAGTGGCCCACGAGGTTTACAGTGACGAGGCTCTGCGGGTGACACCTCCACCCACCTCACCCTTCCTGAACGGAGACTCCCCCGAGAGTGCCAACGGAGACATGGACCTGGAGAATGTCACCAGAGTCCGTCTGGTCCAGTTTCAGAAGAACACAGATGAGCCAATG GGTATCACATTGAAGATGAACGAATCAAACCACTGCATCGTCGCAAGGATAATGCACGGGGGGATGATCCACAGACAGG GAACATTGCATGTTGGAGATGAGATCAGGGAAATCAACAGCATCAGTGTGGCCAACCAGACTGTAGAGCAGCTGCAGAAGATGCTG CGAGAGATGCGCGGCAGCATCACTTTCAAAATAGTACCAAGCTACCGGACGCAGGGCTCATCCTGTGAG GACCTGCCATCTACCATCCAGCCCAAGGGTCGACAG ATTGTATCCAGACCTCCAATCAAGGACAAAATGTCAGTGAAG ATCTACGTGAGGGCCCAGTTTGAATATGACCCCTCCAAGGATGAGCTCATCCCCTGCAAGGAGGCCGGCATTCGCTTCCGTGTGGGCGACATCATCCAGATCATATCCAAGGATGATCACAATTGGTGGCAGGGCAAGCTTGAGAACACTAAAAATGGCACAGCCGGCCTCATCCCGTCACCAGAACTACAGGAGTG GCGGGTGGCGTGTATAGCCATGGAGAAGACGAAGCAGGAGCAGCAGGCCAGCTGTACCTGGTTTGGCAAGAAGAAAAAGCAGTACAAAGACAAGTATTTGGCAAAGCACAACGCAG TGTTTGACCAACTAGACCTTGTCACATATGAGGAGGTTGTGAAGCTTCCTGCTTTCAAGAGGAAAACACTAGTTTTGTTAG GCGCTCATGGAGTGGGCAGGAGACATATTAAGAACACCCTTATAACCAAACACCCTGACAGATTCGCCTACCCCATCCCAC ACACAACCAGACCTCCAAAGAAGGATGAGGAGAACGGCAAGAACTACTACTTCGTTTCCCATGACCAGATGATGCAGGACATCAGCAACAATGAGTACCTGGAGTATGGCAGCCACGAGGATGCAATGTACGGGACGCGCTTGGAAACCATTCGCAAGATCCACCAGCAGGGGCTCATCGCCATACTGGACGTTGAACCTCAG GCCTTGAAGGTCCTGCGGACGGCCGAGTTTGCCCCGTACGTCGTGTTCATTGCTGCACCAACCATCACACCAGGCATTAATGAG GACGAGTCACTCCAGCGGCTGCAGAAAGAGTCGGAGATCCTGCAGAAGACCTACGCACACTACTTCGACCAGACCATCATCAACAACGAGATTGACGAGACCATCAGGCACCTGGAGGAGGCCATTGACCTGGTGTGCACCACCAGTCAGTGGGTCCCTGTGTCCTGGGTGTACTGA